The genomic window CCACAGGCGCGAAAAAATCCCCGTTATAGAGAATGATATTCTTATGGATATTGTAGCTTTTATCGCCGACTGTGATATACTGCGAAAAAAGAGTATAGCTTAAGACGCCGTTCTCTAAATAGAGAGAGCCGACACCCTTTCTTAAATCAGCCTTGTTGGTGATTTCTAAGAATTTTGCCAGGTCTCTTATCGAAATATACTTTACATAACCATAATCGGTTGAGGCGATATCTGTCTTTATGTCTTTCTCGACCCAGACCGCCTTAATACCCGCCATAGCAGGCAAGGAAATAAAAAGCACCATGATGCATGTCGCAAGCTTCAACATTGCTGTGTTATACGATGAAATCAGATTGCGGTTCATTGGTTATACTTAGCCGCCCTTCTTAAGTCTCTGTCGGCATCGCGCTTGGCGATTGCCTGACGTTTATCATATTTACGTTTACCTCTGGCTAAGGCGATTTCAATTTTAGCGTATCGCCCGCTGAAATACATTCGCAGCGGCACTAAGGTAAGCCCTTGCTCTTCGGTTTTTGCCTTAAGTTTGCGAATCTCTTTTTTATGAAGCAGAAGCCGGCGAGGGCGTTCCGGGTCATGTCCAAAATGCGAGGTTTTATCATAGGGGGATATATGAAAATTATACAGTATAACCTGCCCATTTTTCAGGGCGGCAAAGGAATCCTTAAACGATATTTTGGAGGCTCTCACCGATTTGACCTCGCTGCCAATCAGCTCGATTCCGGCCTCGTATTTATCTATAATCTCATAGTTATGCCAGGCTTTGCGATTGGTAGCCACGGTTTTTATTTTAACATCATCATCCACGAGGGCGAATATAGGATGGTTTGGGTTATGTTTCAAGGAAATATTTAGCGGGGGAGTGATTTAGTTTGCGAGTTATTGGAGATATATGGCATCGCGTAGGGGCGTATTGCATACGCCCTATTTACCATCGAGATACATCAGCTGCCACATACGCCTATAATCCCCTTGACATGATAACGCAATAACTTATATTATAAAAGTACTTCTGGAATTTCCCGGAATAAGAAAACCGGGCTGATGATTAAGTACGAAACTAAACAGGAGCATTCTATTTGATTAAATTAAGCATCCTATTTACTATAGCTTGTATCTTAATTGCTTCGATTGGAACCGTACAAGCTCAACATATAGAAGATTCATTTCAGTATATCTGTCCTATTCCCGGGTCTGAATTAATTACCAAAGAGATAACAATCGCTTTACGGCATGGGGATACTCTTGATACCGATCATTTTAATTTAGATTCAGTAGCTATAATCGAGGGAGATACAAGCGGCTTACATGAATATAATACGGTAATCGCCGATGATCAAACAACATTGATTATTAAACCGCGATCCGGGTTTAGACCTAATGAGATAGTAACAGTTACAATTAGAGAACAAATCGCTACAATTACAGGGATTTTATGCGATACCGGTTCGTTTAGTTTTACTATCTCTGCTGTAACTGAGATACCGCCGGAAAGCAATTATTTTTGGAAAGAACACTTGAAGGAATTAAATAGCAGCATAAAAACTAAAACTGAAATAAAACCGCGAGAAAACATGTATACAGGTAAAAATATTTCACTGCCGCTTGATTTCCCCAACCGAACAGTTACTACTAATGTCTGCCCTGACCCCGGATATATATTTCTTGGCAATCTGTATGGAGATAATGTTTCTAAATACATTATGATTCTTGATAATAATGGATATCCAATTTACTATAAGAAAATGCCATCCCATGGATTGAATTTTACAAAACATCCAAACGGCTTGTTGTCATATTTTCTGTATTATGATCATACTATTCATATTATTGATTCTACATATACGGAAGTTAACACCTATCAATGCGAAAATGGCTATGGTCCCGATACCGATATGCATGATTTCCAGATGCTTGACAATGGTCATGTATTAATCGCAGCTTATGACCCCCAGCCTATCGATATGAGCCAAATAGTACCTGGCGGCAGTCCTAATGCTATAGTTACGGGTTTAGTTTTTCAGGAGTTAGATAACGATAGAAACGTAGTATTTCAATGGCGCAGTTGGGATCATTTTGAAATTACCGATGCTGCATCAGATATAGCCTTATACAGCAATCGAATTGATTATTGTCATGGAAATACGCTTGAACTTGATTATGACGGCAATATCTTAATCTCCTGCCGCAACATGGATGAATGCACAAAAATCAACCGTCAAACAGGCGATATTATCTGGCGTTTGGGTGGTGAAAACAATGAATTTACATTTATCAACGATACGCGCGGTTTCTCGCATCAGCATGACCTAAGAAGACAGCCAAACGGAAATATTACTCTTTTTGATAATGGCAATCTTCATTCGCAGCAGTATTCACGAGCTATAGAATATGAAATAGATGAGATAAATAAAACTGTTACTTTAGTCTGGGAATTTCGCAATCAACCTGATGAATACGCTTCAGTTATGGGCAACCAGCAGAGACTTCCTAGCGGTAAAATACTAATAGGCTGGGGCGCGGATAATCCAAATGTTACAGAAATTCTTCCCAATGGTGATAAAACATGGGAGATGACATTTGATATTAATACTATTAGCTACCGGGCTTTTCGTTTCCCCTGGCATGGCGTTGCCGAAATACCTTATCTTATTGCAGAAAACTCAAAATATGGTTTGTATTTAACATTTAACAAATTTGGCGATTCAAGCATAGTAAAATACAATATCTATGTAGATGAACATCCCGAACCAACCACGCTAATCGATTCGACATCGAACACATATTTGAATTTTTATAATGTACTTTCTGGTCATATTTATTATATCAGAGTAACCGCAGTAGATAGTCAATCGGTTGAGAGCGATTATTCCAATGAAGCTGCGATTAAAGCGAACAACGAAAACATCTACCTTCCGGGCGATGTAAATGGCGACAATAATATTAACGGTAGTGATGTTACTTTCGGTGTTAATTACTTCAAGGGAGGGTCTCAGCCGCCCGATTCCTGTTGGAACGATTCAACCTCAAACTGGCATTATTGTGCCGCTGATGTCAACGGCGACTGCTTATTCATCGGCTCGGATATTACCTATTATGTAGCTTATTTCCATGGTCAGAACGTGGGACCTACATATTGCCCTCAAACATCGCCGTTTTATGAAGAATAGCGCTTGAGGGAGTGATAATAAAGCCAGCCTATTAAAAAGTTGTGTCAGCTTATATTTCATAGACAGAAAACGCTTATAAACCACCTAATAATCTACTTGACATGTTTATGTGATTTATATATTTTATATAATGATTCTTCTATGAATCTCTGTTGCCAATCAGGGATTTTGCCGCAGAGTGTTTCTGTGGGCTGGATTGTAATTAAGGGAGATTGTAAGATTAACAGAATAAGTATTTATAGCAGTATATTTCATCCGGAGGGATAGTCTATATGAAAAAGCTACGGATTTTTAGCGCAGTGATATTTCTATTAATCGTTTTAATAGGGACGCTTAATGCCGGGTATTTTAACGATACATTTCAATATATTTCTCCCAAACCAGGGGCAGAGCTGGTTTCAAAAAGCTCTAATATTATAATCCGCGCCGGCAGTATTTTGCCTGCGAGTAATTTCAATTTATCAGCCATTGCCGTAATCGAAGGCTCATCAAGCGGTAATCACAATTATAATGCAGTTATTGCCGATGATCAGCAGACTATTATTATAAAGCCAATAGCTCCTTTCCAGCCGGGTGAGACTGTTAATGTTATTCTTAATGCCCGTTTGATTACAGCTAAAACCAATCGAATACAATCGTCGACTTTCAGCTTCACGATTTCTCCTAAAACCGAAAGGCTATTGGATGATTCATTTTATTGGGATGAATATTTCGATATATCTTCTGATTTGACTGCAGGGTCCGAAAGTGAACCCAATCCGAAACTTAATAGCAATAGGGATGTTTCTTTGCCGTATAGTTTTCCGAATATAACAGTAAATTGTATAGATAATCCTGGGCAGGGTTTCATTTTCCTTGGCAATATATTCCCCAACACCGCTCATTATTTAATGATTCTTGATAATACCGGATACCCTGTTTATTATAAGGAAATGCCGACTGCCGGTATGGATTTTAAAAAGCATGATAATGGTTTATTGAGCTATTTTTTATACCACACTCGCTATTTTTATGTAATGGATTCAACATACACTGTGGTTGATTCTTTTCGATGCGGCAATGGTTATGAGGATTATACCGATATGCACGATTTTCAGATTCTCGATAATGGACATGTGCTGTTGGCGGCTTATGACCCCCAGACTATTGATATGAGCGATATAGTGCCCGGCGGCAATACTGCGGCTTGCGTGATAGGTTATATTGTTCAAGAGCTGGATAATTTTAAAAATGTGGTGTTTCAATGGCGAAGCTGGGATCATTTCGAAATTACCGATGCTGCGCCGGATATAAATTTACAGCACTATAGAATCGATTATTGTCATGGCAACACCTTAGAGCCGGATTATGACGGCAACCTGTTAATTTCATGCCGCAACATGGATGAATGCACGAAAATAAACCGTCAGACAGGAGAAATTATATGGCGTCTGGGCGGCTCAAATAACGAATTTGTCTTCATAAACGACTCGCGAGGCTTTTCTCATCAGCATGATATCCGCAGGCTGTCAAATGGTAATATCACATTGTATGATAATGGCAACTTCCATGAACCGCGGTATTCGAGAGCGATTGAATATGAAATCGATGAGGACAATAAAACCATTGCGCAGGTATGGGAATTTAGCAATACACCTGATGAATTCGGGGTAGTTATGGGAAATACTCAGAGGCTTGCCGGCGGCAATACTTTTATAGGCTGGGGTTCTGACCAGCCGATTGCCACAGAGGTTAAACCGGATGGTTCGAAGGCTTTCGAACTGTCTTTTGATGATGGCGTCAAATGCTACCGCTCGTTTCGATTCCCGTGGCGCGGCATTGCCGCCAGTCCTTATCTGATTGCCGAAAATATCGATGCCGGCTTCCATTTGGTTTTTAACAAGTTTGGTGATAACAGAATTGTTAAGTATTATATCTATATGGGCAAATCACCGGAACCGACTACAATTGTCGATTCAACATCGAATACTTATATGAATATTTATGGCGTTAGAGATGATACCACATACTATTTCAGGGTTACAGCTGTGGATAGCTATTCAAACGAGAGCATTTTTTCTAATGAGGTAGAGATTATAGCCGATCTCAATCCCATTTATATACCCGGCGATATAAATGGCGATGGGAATATAATTAATAGCGATATTACTTTTGGCATTTGGTATTTCAAAGGAACAACTACTCCTCCTGATTCCTGCTGGAATGATTCAACAAATGCCTGGCTGTATTCTGCGGCGGATGTTAATGGCGATTGTCAATTTTCCGGCTCTGATATTATCTATATCTTGCGATTTTTAGTCGGTTTTGGAAACCCGCCTAAATATTGCCCGCAAACTCCTCCTTTTAATGAGGAATAAAAAAATTACTTCCAAAGAAGGGGCTTTAAAATTCATACATTCCGTAGGGCACATCCATCTCAGGCAGATAACATGGTGGGCTGTACTGCTAAACATATCACAAATTCATAACTGATAACGCAGTTGGAAAATCATAGATAAAAATAACAATTAGTTGAAAAATTACTTGAACTATATTGTATTAATTGAGTAATCTATACCGACAATGATAATAATGTAATGAGGATGTTTTTATCAGATGAAAAAAATAGGCCTGCTTTTAGTTCATATTTATAAATTCTCGGAATTTTTAAAAGTTATATTGCGTTCAGCTTTCCGAAAACCCATTTATTTTAATGAAATAGTGGAGCAGTTGTTTCAACTTGGCTATAAATCGCTTCCTATTGTTACTCTCACATCTCTGTTTACCGGTATGGTGATGGCTTTTCAGACCGGAGTTGAGATGAGCAGGTTTGGGGCGAAAGCATATATCGGTTCGGTGCTGACTATTACATTAGTTAGAGAGCTTGGTCCGGTACTAACAGCGCTTGTTGTGGCTGGTCGCGTCGGAGCCGGGATTACAGCCGAGCTTGGCTCAATGAAAGTTACCGATCAAATTGATGCAATGAGGGCGATGGCAACCGACCCGTATAAAAAACTAGTTCTAACCCGGATTATCGCTCTTTTGATAATAGTCCCGATTTTAGTGGTTGTTGCCGATATTCTGGGGCTAATCGGCGGCGCAATTATAGCTATAACCAACCTTAATATTGGCATTGAAATGTATAAATCCACCATAATTGATGCTCTTTATATTGAAGACTTGGTTTCCGGATTAGCCAAACCATTTATATTTGCTTTTATTATCGGCACAATAGGTTGTTATTTGGGTATAAACGCTTCCGGTGGAACCAAAGGAGTAGGCAACTCGACTACGCTTTCGGTTGTTGTATCATCGGTACTGATATTTATGTTCGATTTTATCTTAACAAAAATATTTTTCATGTTCGGCAGGCCGGTATGATTAAAGTTGTTAATCTGTGCAAGGATTTTGGTTCCAATAAGGTATTACGCGGTTTATCTGTCGAATTTGAAAATGGGCAAACGACAGTCGTTCTGGGCAGGTCGGGATGTGGTAAAAGTGTTCTGTTGAAAATGATTCTCCGCTTGTTGTTGATAGATTCCGGTAATATTATTATCGATGATATTGATACGACAAATTTTTCAGAACATAAAATGATGGCTTTCCGAAAGAGGATGGGGATGCTGTTTCAGGGTTCGGCATTGTTCGATTCGATGAATGTCTATGAAAATGTTGCTTACACGTTGAGAGAACATACCCGAATGAAAGAGAAAGAGATACGTTTAAGAGTATGGGAAAAGCTTAATTTTGTTGAAATGGACGGCACTGAAAATCTCATGCCCTCCGAGCTTTCCGGCGGAATGCAGAAAAGAATAGCCTTAGCCCGCGCGCTGGCCAACAATCCCGATTATGTATTCTTCGATGAACCAACTACTGGCTTGGATCCAATTACCGCTCATACTATCAATGAACTGATAGTAAGGGTTCAGCTGCATACTAAAAGCACTGTAATTGTAGTAACCCATGATCTGGAAAGCGCGGCTTTTATTGCCCAGAAAACAGTTTTATTAAAAGAAGGCGAACTTATATTCGAGGGCGATTTTGAATCGTTTACAAAAAGCGATATTGAATTTGTAAAATTGTTTAGGTCAGGAGGAAAGGCTGGTTAAATAGATGAGTGAGAAAATGATTAAAGAAATAAAAGTCGGTGCATTAATAGCTTTTGGCCTATTTGTGGTGTTTTCAACATTTTTTATTATAGGCGGCCAGGAAGGAATTTTTTCATCAAAATATGAGCTTTATGCCAGGTTTAACAATATTGAGGGATTAGCTGTCGGGGCGCCTGTTCGTTTAGGCGGGATGAAAGTTGGAACCATCGGCGATATCTGGTTTTCGGGAATAGCTGATAAGAAAGCTATTTCTGTAAAAATGATGATTAAATCATCAAGCTTCGATAGAATTCGCTCCGATTCAAAAGCAAAACTCGGCAATATGGGACTTCTCGGCGATAGAACAATCGAAATATCACTTGGCTCATTTGATGCTGAACCTGTTGAACCTGGACAGTTTATTGTCTCGGAAGGCGGGCATGTCTTAGAAGATATTATGGATCTTACCGGTAATGCCAAGGAGATAACAAGTAAAATAAATGAGGGCGAAGGCAGCTTGGCGCAAATTATCAACGACCCG from Candidatus Zixiibacteriota bacterium includes these protein-coding regions:
- the smpB gene encoding SsrA-binding protein SmpB; this encodes MKTVATNRKAWHNYEIIDKYEAGIELIGSEVKSVRASKISFKDSFAALKNGQVILYNFHISPYDKTSHFGHDPERPRRLLLHKKEIRKLKAKTEEQGLTLVPLRMYFSGRYAKIEIALARGKRKYDKRQAIAKRDADRDLRRAAKYNQ
- a CDS encoding ABC transporter permease; translation: MKKIGLLLVHIYKFSEFLKVILRSAFRKPIYFNEIVEQLFQLGYKSLPIVTLTSLFTGMVMAFQTGVEMSRFGAKAYIGSVLTITLVRELGPVLTALVVAGRVGAGITAELGSMKVTDQIDAMRAMATDPYKKLVLTRIIALLIIVPILVVVADILGLIGGAIIAITNLNIGIEMYKSTIIDALYIEDLVSGLAKPFIFAFIIGTIGCYLGINASGGTKGVGNSTTLSVVVSSVLIFMFDFILTKIFFMFGRPV
- a CDS encoding aryl-sulfate sulfotransferase, whose protein sequence is MKKLRIFSAVIFLLIVLIGTLNAGYFNDTFQYISPKPGAELVSKSSNIIIRAGSILPASNFNLSAIAVIEGSSSGNHNYNAVIADDQQTIIIKPIAPFQPGETVNVILNARLITAKTNRIQSSTFSFTISPKTERLLDDSFYWDEYFDISSDLTAGSESEPNPKLNSNRDVSLPYSFPNITVNCIDNPGQGFIFLGNIFPNTAHYLMILDNTGYPVYYKEMPTAGMDFKKHDNGLLSYFLYHTRYFYVMDSTYTVVDSFRCGNGYEDYTDMHDFQILDNGHVLLAAYDPQTIDMSDIVPGGNTAACVIGYIVQELDNFKNVVFQWRSWDHFEITDAAPDINLQHYRIDYCHGNTLEPDYDGNLLISCRNMDECTKINRQTGEIIWRLGGSNNEFVFINDSRGFSHQHDIRRLSNGNITLYDNGNFHEPRYSRAIEYEIDEDNKTIAQVWEFSNTPDEFGVVMGNTQRLAGGNTFIGWGSDQPIATEVKPDGSKAFELSFDDGVKCYRSFRFPWRGIAASPYLIAENIDAGFHLVFNKFGDNRIVKYYIYMGKSPEPTTIVDSTSNTYMNIYGVRDDTTYYFRVTAVDSYSNESIFSNEVEIIADLNPIYIPGDINGDGNIINSDITFGIWYFKGTTTPPDSCWNDSTNAWLYSAADVNGDCQFSGSDIIYILRFLVGFGNPPKYCPQTPPFNEE
- a CDS encoding ATP-binding cassette domain-containing protein, with the translated sequence MIKVVNLCKDFGSNKVLRGLSVEFENGQTTVVLGRSGCGKSVLLKMILRLLLIDSGNIIIDDIDTTNFSEHKMMAFRKRMGMLFQGSALFDSMNVYENVAYTLREHTRMKEKEIRLRVWEKLNFVEMDGTENLMPSELSGGMQKRIALARALANNPDYVFFDEPTTGLDPITAHTINELIVRVQLHTKSTVIVVTHDLESAAFIAQKTVLLKEGELIFEGDFESFTKSDIEFVKLFRSGGKAG
- a CDS encoding aryl-sulfate sulfotransferase; translation: MIKLSILFTIACILIASIGTVQAQHIEDSFQYICPIPGSELITKEITIALRHGDTLDTDHFNLDSVAIIEGDTSGLHEYNTVIADDQTTLIIKPRSGFRPNEIVTVTIREQIATITGILCDTGSFSFTISAVTEIPPESNYFWKEHLKELNSSIKTKTEIKPRENMYTGKNISLPLDFPNRTVTTNVCPDPGYIFLGNLYGDNVSKYIMILDNNGYPIYYKKMPSHGLNFTKHPNGLLSYFLYYDHTIHIIDSTYTEVNTYQCENGYGPDTDMHDFQMLDNGHVLIAAYDPQPIDMSQIVPGGSPNAIVTGLVFQELDNDRNVVFQWRSWDHFEITDAASDIALYSNRIDYCHGNTLELDYDGNILISCRNMDECTKINRQTGDIIWRLGGENNEFTFINDTRGFSHQHDLRRQPNGNITLFDNGNLHSQQYSRAIEYEIDEINKTVTLVWEFRNQPDEYASVMGNQQRLPSGKILIGWGADNPNVTEILPNGDKTWEMTFDINTISYRAFRFPWHGVAEIPYLIAENSKYGLYLTFNKFGDSSIVKYNIYVDEHPEPTTLIDSTSNTYLNFYNVLSGHIYYIRVTAVDSQSVESDYSNEAAIKANNENIYLPGDVNGDNNINGSDVTFGVNYFKGGSQPPDSCWNDSTSNWHYCAADVNGDCLFIGSDITYYVAYFHGQNVGPTYCPQTSPFYEE
- a CDS encoding MCE family protein — protein: MSEKMIKEIKVGALIAFGLFVVFSTFFIIGGQEGIFSSKYELYARFNNIEGLAVGAPVRLGGMKVGTIGDIWFSGIADKKAISVKMMIKSSSFDRIRSDSKAKLGNMGLLGDRTIEISLGSFDAEPVEPGQFIVSEGGHVLEDIMDLTGNAKEITSKINEGEGSLAQIINDPRLYSNLDSLLIIWSEISSKINEGEGNLAALMNDPALYNNLTKFFKESSAFMEKVNAGEGELGKLATGKGNLYNRTDSALVALNKTLETINNGEGTLGQLIYNAELYERLSSTLTSLDSLLVDIKENPKKYVKLSLF